A stretch of Aureispira sp. CCB-E DNA encodes these proteins:
- a CDS encoding glycosyltransferase family 2 protein, which translates to MLSILIPVYNFDVRKLIHQLHQQGVLLTIPFEILCVEDASDRAYIDLNQSIQALPNVHYRVLPNNFGRSKIRNYLASLAQYPYLLFMDCDSMPVEPTYLSNYVEHLHPNRLLYGGRCYQPQAPQDAVLYFHWYYGIHREQSSAKTRQKNAYQSFMTNNFLIPKSIFKSIRFDETLTQYGHEDTLFGLELRDRKIPIRHLDNPLEHIGLELNFVFLKKSELAIQNLHTLHSKYSVEKEIRLLRFFIQTKRLYLHNLIIVIYFLSKNLITKNLFSHHPQLLLFDFYKLGYLIHWTKKHSKHSR; encoded by the coding sequence ATGCTATCTATCCTAATTCCTGTTTATAATTTTGATGTCCGAAAATTAATACACCAATTGCATCAGCAAGGGGTTTTGCTGACAATTCCTTTTGAGATTTTATGTGTAGAAGATGCTTCTGACCGAGCATATATTGACTTAAATCAGTCTATTCAAGCACTTCCTAACGTTCATTATCGAGTACTCCCAAACAACTTCGGGCGTTCCAAAATTCGCAATTATCTAGCTTCTCTAGCTCAATATCCATACTTACTTTTTATGGACTGTGATTCTATGCCTGTTGAGCCAACTTATCTATCAAATTATGTAGAGCACCTCCATCCCAATCGCCTTTTGTATGGCGGACGTTGTTACCAACCTCAAGCGCCACAAGATGCCGTACTTTACTTCCATTGGTATTATGGCATTCATAGAGAGCAAAGTTCTGCCAAAACCAGACAAAAAAACGCCTACCAGTCTTTTATGACTAATAATTTCTTGATTCCCAAAAGCATCTTTAAATCCATTCGTTTTGATGAGACCCTAACACAATATGGTCATGAAGATACTTTATTTGGATTAGAGTTGCGAGACAGAAAAATCCCAATTCGACACTTAGACAACCCACTAGAGCATATCGGCTTAGAATTAAATTTCGTTTTTCTAAAAAAAAGCGAACTTGCTATCCAAAACCTACATACTTTACACTCTAAATATTCTGTAGAAAAAGAAATTAGACTACTTCGTTTTTTTATACAAACAAAAAGATTATATTTACATAACCTTATTATAGTAATATATTTTTTATCAAAAAACCTTATAACAAAGAACCTCTTTTCTCACCACCCCCAATTACTACTATTTGACTTCTATAAACTTGGGTATTTAATCCACTGGACTAAAAAACATTCCAAGCATAGTCGTTAA
- a CDS encoding alpha/beta hydrolase, with protein MAKVYLIPGLGNDERIFSRLVPLLLEKDVYCLEYLEPISRIESIEDYAQRLVDSIGEVEEPPILIGMSLGGTVATEMAKRMPYKKLILISSFKHQTEVPFLFKIARILPLYRFFPAWCIRLILPFLAWILGICTKEDSQLIKLMLQARSANHFSWGREAIVHWENKVYPPNCIHINGTKDHLFKKANQRATHLIIGGTHNMVLDRSEEIAAIINQATGELINS; from the coding sequence ATGGCAAAAGTTTATTTAATTCCTGGTCTGGGAAATGATGAAAGAATTTTTTCTAGGTTGGTTCCTTTGTTGTTGGAAAAAGATGTTTATTGTTTGGAATATTTGGAGCCAATAAGTCGAATAGAATCTATTGAGGATTATGCTCAGCGATTGGTCGATAGTATTGGGGAGGTAGAAGAACCTCCTATTTTGATTGGTATGTCTTTAGGAGGAACTGTAGCGACAGAAATGGCAAAGAGAATGCCTTATAAAAAATTGATCTTAATCTCATCTTTTAAGCATCAGACAGAAGTACCTTTTTTATTCAAAATAGCTCGAATATTGCCTTTGTATCGGTTCTTCCCTGCATGGTGTATTCGTTTAATATTGCCATTTTTAGCTTGGATTTTGGGCATTTGCACCAAAGAAGATAGTCAACTTATAAAATTAATGCTACAAGCTCGATCAGCTAACCATTTTTCTTGGGGAAGAGAGGCCATTGTTCATTGGGAAAATAAGGTATATCCACCGAATTGTATTCATATTAATGGAACGAAGGATCATCTTTTTAAGAAAGCCAATCAACGAGCAACGCACTTGATAATAGGAGGGACGCACAATATGGTATTGGATCGATCCGAGGAGATTGCTGCAATTATTAATCAAGCAACTGGAGAGTTAATTAATTCATAA
- a CDS encoding DUF6935 domain-containing protein: protein MKTFFLITMSMILFAQNISAQKTIEAAKVPSTIEEFLTFRNRVAQSPEGGAVVFAMALMMYTNNKEVGLKALTIALDRTQLSEGDIYKGFQPQNSINYHLTNLLRKPYIARSYVLETSPQNGYKLPSKLSFKLTRNPYSEQSNGDVKVFIKCTGASTPRPIALRKNNKGIWKAVNYSSLFVGTQPPASMVDDGL, encoded by the coding sequence ATGAAAACCTTTTTTCTTATCACAATGAGCATGATTCTGTTTGCTCAAAATATATCCGCACAAAAGACAATTGAAGCTGCAAAAGTCCCTAGTACTATAGAGGAATTTTTAACATTTAGAAACCGAGTTGCTCAAAGTCCTGAAGGGGGAGCAGTTGTATTTGCTATGGCATTGATGATGTATACCAATAACAAGGAAGTTGGTTTAAAAGCTCTAACAATAGCCTTGGATCGTACTCAGTTGTCAGAAGGAGATATATACAAAGGGTTTCAGCCCCAAAATAGTATCAATTACCATTTGACCAATTTACTTAGAAAGCCTTATATTGCTCGTTCATATGTATTAGAGACAAGTCCCCAAAATGGGTATAAACTCCCTTCTAAATTATCATTTAAATTAACAAGAAACCCTTATAGCGAACAATCTAATGGAGATGTCAAGGTCTTTATTAAGTGTACTGGGGCATCCACTCCAAGACCTATCGCCCTGAGAAAAAATAATAAAGGAATTTGGAAGGCTGTTAATTACAGTAGCCTTTTTGTAGGAACACAACCTCCTGCGAGTATGGTTGATGACGGTTTGTAA